The genomic stretch GTCGACACTGGGCAGTTTGGAAGTGCCGGTGGCCAGGGCCGTTCTGGACGAGAGCACCCCCGGGCAGATGAGGCCGCCCTTGAAGGCGTTACCCATGACGCAGGCCAGGGTGGTGGCGGTGCCGAAGTCGATGACCACGAGATTTTCCGCGTCATAGGTGAGCCGGGCCGCCAGGCAGCCCACCAGGATGTCCGCGCCGGTCTGCTCGGGCCGGGCGTATTCGTTGGTCAGGTCAATGGGCAGATCGCGCCCGACAAAGACCGCCTCGCAGCCGAGAAACCGGCGGGCCATGCGCAGAAACAGCGGATCAAGCGGCGGAACCACCGAGCAAATGACGCACGCCTCCACGCTCCTCGGCTCCACGCCCTCGCGGTTCAGGATGGCTTCAATCTTGATTCCCCAGTCGTCGTCGGTGTTGGCCGGGCGGGTGGGCAGGGTGTAGCTTTCGCCCAGGCCCGCGTCATCGGCCAGACATATCTTGGTGTTGGTATTGCCCGCATCCGCGAGCAGAACGGTTCCCATGGCTGCCTCCTTGGCCGCTTTGCCAGCGGGGTTTGGCGCATTGTCTACCTGTTTGCCCACAAATGGCAAGGCCCGCGCCCCTGCCTTCATGGCGGGAGCGCGGGCCGCTGCGTTGGATAAAGGCGCTAGAAGCGCTCGAAATCGCCAGGGTCTTCGCCCGCGGAGACAGCAGGCAGCGGCCGGGACTTGGCCACGGCGCCCTTTCCGGCAGGCAGCCCTGGGGCGGCGCTCCTGACGGCTGGCCGGGCCGCAACCCGCGCACCCCTGTCGACCCGGCCCTTGCCCAGATGGAAATAATCAATGGCCTCACGCACCTGGGCGGCGTGACCCGCCAACTCCTCTGAGGCTGCGGCCACCTGCTCGGCTTCGGCCGTGTTCTGCTGCACCACGCGATCGAGTTCGATAATTGCGGCCTTGATCTGGCTGCCGCCGGAATACTGCTCCGCGCTGGCAGCGGCGATCTCCTGCACCAGTTCGGCGGTGCGGGTGATGTCCGGAACCATCTTCTCCAGCATCCGCCCCGCCTGCTCGGCAATGGCCACGCTGTTGCCCGAAAGCTCGCTGATCTCGGCCGCGGCCACACCGCTGCGCTCGGCCAGCTTGCGCACCTCGGCCGCCACCACGGCGAAACCCTTGCCGTGTTCCCCGGCCCTGGCCGCCTCAATGGCCGCGTTGAGCGCCAGCAGATTGGTCTGCCGGGCGATCTCCTCGATGATGGCTATCTTGTCCGCGATCAGGCGCATGGCCTCCACGGTCCGGCCCACGGACTCGCCGCCCTGGCGGGCGTCGTCGGCGGCCTGCCGGGCGATTTTTTCGGTCTGGCGGGCGTTCTCCGTGTTCTGCTCAATGTTGGAAGTCATCTCTTCCATGGAAGCCGAAACCTCCTCCACGGCGCTGGCCTGATTGGCCGCTCCCTCGGACAGGGATTGCGAGGTTCCGGCCAGGGCCGCGCTGCCCTGGGCCACATTCTCGGCCCCGTCCTGCACGGAGTCGACCACCCGGCGCAGCACCTCGCCCATGGAGTTGAGGGCTGCGGCCAGCTCCTCCAGCTCGTCGCGCGGGCCGCGCTCGTGCACAGGCAGCCGCTCAAGGGAAAGATCCCCGCTGTTGACGCTGTTCATGGCCGCCACCACCCGGCCGATGGAAGCGCTGATGACCCGGGAAAAATACAGGGTGACGAGGATGGCCGCCACCAGCATGAACAGGCCCACCCCGGCGGACCATATCTTGCTCTCGGTCAGGGCCGCGTCCACGGCCCGCTTGCCCGCCATGAACTCCTCCACATAGCCGGTGCCGATGATGACCCAGTCCCACGGGGCGAAATAGGCGGCGGTGAGGTAGATGTCACGCGGGGCCGAGGCGCCCGGCTCAGTCAGGTGCACCGACCTGGACACAGGCGTACCCCCGGCGCTCCGAGCCTCGTCGATCAGTTCGGCATAGACAGCCTTGCCGGCCGCATCGCGCACATCAAGCAGGCTGGTACCCTCGAAGCGGGCCTCACGGTGCATCCTGACAACGCCGCGGCCATCGCCCGACCCGCCAGCCACGGTCAGGGCGCCGCTCGCGCCGATGACCACGGACCGGAAGCCCTGGCGCAACTCCTCCACCCCCTCCTGGGGAATGCCCACATACAGACAGCCGATGACCTTGCCCGCGCCGTTCCTGATGGGCCGGTACTGGGTCAGGTACCAGGCGTTGACCACAAAGGCCGTGCCCCGATAGGTCTCGCCAGCCATGACCGCCCTGGCCACCGGGCTTGACCCCGGGATATAGGTGCCCACGGCGCGTCGTCCGTTGGAGCCAAGGATGTTGGTGGCCACGCGCAGCAGATCGCCCTGCTCGTTCATGGCCTGAAACACGGTACAGGTGGTGCCCGTCAGGGCCATGATCTCGTCCACCATGGGCGTGGGCGTGTTCGGATCGCTGTTCTGACCGAACCACCGGCCGCCAAGGGCCATACCCGGCAGCGACACGGTGCGCCGCTCGCCCGACACCTGGTTGACCGCCTCCCAGTTCACCCGCTCGTCGAGCAGACCGATGGACCCACCCCGGGCCGCGATGTCCTGAAGAACGCGCATGTCGTTCTCCAGCTGCCGCACCAGAGTGGCGTGCTGCGTTGCCAGCAGGTTGCGGGCGTCGGCCACTGCCACGCCTATCTCGCTCCCGGCCTGTTCGTTGAAGGAATCCGTCAGCGTCGCGGCCACCATCGCGCTTTTCCAGAGAAGAATACCCAGTATTCCAGCAGTGGTCAGGCCGATCAGCGTCGCCCCGAGCACGGTCATTCGCGTTCCGATTGTCATGTGCCCCCCGTTTGGTCATGTGATACGTATAAACCTGTTCCAGATTCTCCACACAAGACCACGGTACACGGAACCACTTGTTTATACAACACGTTTCACAACATTCACGGGTTCGGGGCCAAATCGAAAGCAAGTCATCCCCCCTTGCCGCTGGCTAGAGATGCGTATATGGTTTACCATTGGACTCCAAAGGAGATATGCTCATGAATCCGGCATCCCTCATCCCCCTGGCCGAGCCCATCCCCATCCACTGGGCATGGTTCGATCTGCTGCTCGTGACCACTTTCACGGCGCACATCCTGTTCATGAACGCCCTGGTGGGCTCGGCGGCCATCGGCCTGGTCCACGCCATGCGGGGCGACAGCGGACTGGCCCGGGAGGTGGGCAAAAAGGCGCCGCCCCTGCTGGCCCTGACCATCAATCTGGGCGTGGCCCCGCTCCTCTTCCTCCAGGTCAACTACGGGCAGTTCGACTACGTCAGCTCCGTGCTCATGGGCGGCTGGTGGCTGGCGGTGATCGCCGCCCTGATGCTCGCCTACTACGGATTCTACGCCTACAAATTCGGCCACGACGCCCTGAGCCCCGGACGGCGCACCGCCCTCCTGGCCGTCTCCCTGGTCGGAACCCTCTATGTGGCCCTGATGCTGACCACCAACATGACCCTGATGCTGCGGCCGGAATTCTGGCCCCAGTATTTCGAGAAGACGGGGGCTGCGGTCCTCAACTTCGGCGACCCCACCCTGTATCCGCGCTTTTTGCATTTCATGGTCGGCGCGGCGGCCGTGGGCGGGCTCTTCGTGGCCCTGCTCGGCCGATGGGGCAAAAACGACGCCTTTGTCGAGGTCGGCATGCGCTGGCTGAACCGGGCCACCCTGGTCAACCTTGGCATCGGCCTGTGGTTTCTCGTCTCCCTGCCCCCGGACATCCTGCTTGCCTTCCTGGGCGGCAGCCTTCCGGCCACTCTGACCCTCGTGGCCGGGCTGGGCTGCGCGGGCATGCTCCTGGCCGCCGGATTCCGCAAGCAGCCGATCCAGGCCACGGTCTGGGCCGTGCTCACGGTCTTCTTCATGAGCCTGACCCGCCACTGGCTGCGCACCCTGTTCCTCGCCCCGTGGTTCAATATCAAGGACACCCCGGTCACGGGCCAGTATTCGCCTGTTCTGCTCTTCGCCGTCTTCCTGGTGGCCGGAGTGGCGGCCATGGCCTACATGCTCAAGCTCTACTTCAAGTCGCGAGAGGGGAGGGCGTAACCCATGGAATATCCCATCTGGCAACTGACCACCCTTGGCGGCGGCTTCTGGATCGCCCTCATTGCCACGCTGCACGTCTACGTGGCCCATTTCGCCATCGGCGGCGGCCTCTTCCTGGTCCTGACGGAGCAGGCCGCCTACCGCACAGGCAACCCGCACCTCCTTGAATACGCCAAGAAGCACAGCCGCTTCTTCCTGTTGCTGACCATGGCCTTCGGCGCAGTGTCGGGCGTGGCCATCTGGTTCACCATCGCCCTGCTGGCGCCCCAGGCCACCATCACCCTTATCCACAACTTCGTCTTTGCCTGGGCGGCAGAATGGGTCTGTTTCACTGGCGAAATCGTCGCCCTGATCATCTACTACTACACCTGGGACACCATGAACCGGCGCGACCACCTCATGGTCGGCTACATCTACTTCATCTTCGGCTGGTTCTCCCTGTTCCTCATCAACGGCATCGTGGGCTTCATGCTCACCCCAGGCGACTGGCTCCAGACCAAGGATTTCTGGGACGGCTTCTTCAATCCCACCTTCTGGTCCGCCCTGGTCTTCCGCTCCTTCTTCTCGGCCGCCTGCGCCGGGCTCTTCGGCTTTGTCACGGCCACGCGCATCCTGGACGAGGAAACACGTATCAGCGTGCTGCGCTCCTGCTCGG from Pseudodesulfovibrio alkaliphilus encodes the following:
- a CDS encoding methyl-accepting chemotaxis protein, with amino-acid sequence MTIGTRMTVLGATLIGLTTAGILGILLWKSAMVAATLTDSFNEQAGSEIGVAVADARNLLATQHATLVRQLENDMRVLQDIAARGGSIGLLDERVNWEAVNQVSGERRTVSLPGMALGGRWFGQNSDPNTPTPMVDEIMALTGTTCTVFQAMNEQGDLLRVATNILGSNGRRAVGTYIPGSSPVARAVMAGETYRGTAFVVNAWYLTQYRPIRNGAGKVIGCLYVGIPQEGVEELRQGFRSVVIGASGALTVAGGSGDGRGVVRMHREARFEGTSLLDVRDAAGKAVYAELIDEARSAGGTPVSRSVHLTEPGASAPRDIYLTAAYFAPWDWVIIGTGYVEEFMAGKRAVDAALTESKIWSAGVGLFMLVAAILVTLYFSRVISASIGRVVAAMNSVNSGDLSLERLPVHERGPRDELEELAAALNSMGEVLRRVVDSVQDGAENVAQGSAALAGTSQSLSEGAANQASAVEEVSASMEEMTSNIEQNTENARQTEKIARQAADDARQGGESVGRTVEAMRLIADKIAIIEEIARQTNLLALNAAIEAARAGEHGKGFAVVAAEVRKLAERSGVAAAEISELSGNSVAIAEQAGRMLEKMVPDITRTAELVQEIAAASAEQYSGGSQIKAAIIELDRVVQQNTAEAEQVAAASEELAGHAAQVREAIDYFHLGKGRVDRGARVAARPAVRSAAPGLPAGKGAVAKSRPLPAVSAGEDPGDFERF
- a CDS encoding type III pantothenate kinase → MGTVLLADAGNTNTKICLADDAGLGESYTLPTRPANTDDDWGIKIEAILNREGVEPRSVEACVICSVVPPLDPLFLRMARRFLGCEAVFVGRDLPIDLTNEYARPEQTGADILVGCLAARLTYDAENLVVIDFGTATTLACVMGNAFKGGLICPGVLSSRTALATGTSKLPSVDLRVESDILTWGTSTEECLNRGLVFGFASMIDGLVAKLSARMADPFVVATGGLSRTIAQVAGSIDELRPDLVMEGLWMAYYNR